One genomic window of Cololabis saira isolate AMF1-May2022 chromosome 3, fColSai1.1, whole genome shotgun sequence includes the following:
- the LOC133440800 gene encoding protein asteroid homolog 1-like, translating to MAESRTRSQALLKGLTGQTATRMAESVLDGEEDSVMEERFREMCLPPKKKGLDQNRGGEYASFQELIERFISALRTCEVQPFVVLDGGSDPTDRKLETVTKTAQNLIQRAYQAAETGKSKRILPQMAKKVFKQTLARLQVPVAQCFGEADQELAALAAEWNCPVLSNDGDFFIFDLPAGFLPITHFRWWEVKGGPRSYIPCKSYRTSSFCIVFQIEPQLLPTFAALAGNDYVKLKTVSWTQFAPGRSKAPSRLEGLLCWLRDFQKSEDAVAAALGLMGDLDTKRREEIQKGLSEGMKEYKRRQSCLKQFFDHGVPPPFQGSGLVPDWARLALVQTRLTSDILDVLQLQRISLGFAVEPRDRPSVYVISRPIRQVMYGLLLGGEASLQVMERDRDGSHLIYVPVRPAFSETSKRLRLSSLHEAEPSERLLVLLEALGVTEDSLSLFPDELKLPVAVTCFWLQTAQPPPDQTLLKALLLGMSMGVVTGPKTGNHRGAKKPDVGVVYAFNQWQACLKDSVHLNQLLGFPLPEPEIARLYQGTMVHQLVDRMRSGGRLKGFLMNDRTSVDQYHRMLSVVQLHVAARQNQQREAARENQSVLPPDLGADLEKLFLQDGHEEAETEAKSAIKVEEELRLVDRLSVRTRYRTKGRRNRCNKPELARKEDRRGTDLL from the exons ATGGCAGAGTCTAGAACTAGAAGTCAGGCTCTGTTGAAGGGGCTGACTGGACAGACTGCCACCAGGATGGCTGAGTCTGtgttggatggagaggaggatagTGTAATGGAGGAGCGCTTTCGGGAAATGTGTTTGCCGCCAAAGAAGAAAG gtttggaccAGAATCGCGGTGGGGAGTATGCATCGTTTCAAGAACTCATCGAGAGGTTCATCTCAGCGCTCAGGACCTGCGAGGTCCAGCCGTTCGTGGTTCTGGACGGAGGTTCAGACCCCACAGACAGGAAGCTGGAAACGGTGACGAAGACAGCTCAGAATTTAATCCAGAGAGCCTACCAGGCAGCGGAGACCGGTAAGAGCAAGCGAATCCTCCCACAGATGGCCAAGAAGGTCTTCAAACAGACTCTGGCCcgactgcaggttccggtggcCCAGTGCTTCGGGGAGGCCGACCAGGAGCTAGCTGCCCTCGCTGCTGAATGGAACTGCCCTGTGCTTTCCAACGACGGGGACTTCTTCATCTTTGACCTCCCTGCAGGGTTTCTGCCCATCACTCACTTCCGCTGGTGGGAGGTGAAGGGCGGCCCGCGGAGCTACATCCCCTGTAAGAGCTACAGAACCTCCAGCTTCTGCATCGTCTTCCAGATCGAGCCCCAGCTCCTGCCCACCTTCGCCGCTTTGGCCGGTAACGACTACGTGAAGCTGAAGACGGTCAGCTGGACTCAGTTTGCCCCGGGTAGAAGCAAGGCCCCGAGTCGCCTGGAGGGGCTGCTCTGCTGGCTGAGGGACTTCCAGAAGTCTGAGGACGCCGTGGCGGCGGCGCTGGGGCTGATGGGAGATCTGGACAcgaagaggagagaagagatCCAGAAAGGACTGTCTGAGGGGATGAAGGAGTACAAACGTCGTCAGAGTTGCCTAAAACAGTTCTTCGACCACGGGGTGCCTCCCCCGTTCCAG GGATCTGGTCTTGTTCCAGACTGGGCCCGTCTGGCTCTGGTTCAGACCCGGCTGACCTCGGACATCCTGGacgtgctgcagctgcagaggaTTTCACTGGGCTTCGCCGTGGAGCCCCGGGACCGCCCCAGCGTGTATGTGATCTCCAGGCCGATCCGGCAGGTGATGTACGGGCTGCTGTTGGGCGGAGAGGCGTCGCTGCAGGTGATGGAGCGAGACCGGGACGGTTCCCACCTGATATACGTGCCGGTCCGACCAGCCTTCAGTGAAACTAGCAAGAGACTCAGACTCAGCTCGCTGCACGAG GCGGAGCCCTCTGAGCGTCTGCTGGTCCTACTGGAAGCTCTGGGTGTCACAGAGGACTCTCTGAGCCTCTTTCCCGATGAGCTGAAGCTCCCGGTGGCCGTCACCTGCTTCTGGCTGCAGACGGCTCAGCCTCCTCCAGACCAGACCCTGCTGAAGGCGCTGCTGCTGGGAATGAGCATGGGAGTCGTAACCGGACCCAAA ACGGGAAATCACCGCGGTGCAAAGAAGCCGGACGTGGGCGTGGTCTACGCCTTCAACCAATGGCAGGCCTGCCTGAAGGACAGCGTCCACCTCAACCAGCTGCTGGGCTTCCCTCTGCCGGAGCCGGAGATCGCACG GTTGTATCAGGGAACGATGGTCCACCAGCTGGTGGACAGGATGAGGAGCGGAGGGAGGCTGAAGGGCTTCCTGATGAACGACAGGACCAGCGTGGATCAGTACCACAGGATGCTATCTGTGGTCCAGTTACACG tgGCGGCCCGACAGAACCAGCAGAGAGAGGCGGCCCGGGAGAACCAGTCGGTGCTGCCACCGGACCTCGGCGCCGACCTGGAGAAGCTGTTCCTGCAGGACGGCCATGAAGAGGCTGAAACCGAAGCGAAGAGTGCGATCAAAGTGGAAGAGGAGCTGCGACTGGTGGACCGGCTGTCGGTCAGAACGCGATACAGAACCAAGGGGAGACGGAACCGGTGCAACAAACCAGAACTGGCTCGGAAGGAGGACCGTCGGGGAACGGACCTCCTCTGA